One genomic segment of Panicum virgatum strain AP13 chromosome 2N, P.virgatum_v5, whole genome shotgun sequence includes these proteins:
- the LOC120662219 gene encoding transcription factor JAMYB-like: MAAPDQREMMMSSNEESSVAPGDLCRGPWTVEEDLLLVNYIAAHGEGRWNALARCAGLRRTGKSCRLRWLNYLRPDLRRGSITAQEQLLILELHSRWGNRWSKIAQHLPGRTDNEIKNYWRTRVQKHARQLNCDVNSQRFKDLMRYLWMPRLLERIGDDARATATPPHLPAGPVDDVEVELSCTTAASSSSVSTPTDGTQQQQQQLVSPPAPPATSAFGESAPSGYDGSYSSYSNTGTMWDTLCHPPQTDYHPTTAHLEAAACSWSDESLLAPGLSLPYGDMGMVGLPELADTMWGAGADDLWYTQIMGL; the protein is encoded by the exons ATGGCGGCGCCTGATCAGCGAGAGATGATGATGAGCAGCAACGAGGAGTCGTCGGTGGCGCCGGGGGACCTCTGCCGCGGGCCGTGGACGGTGGAGGAGGACCTGTTGCTCGTCAACTACATCGCCGCGCACGGCGAGGGACGCTGGAACGCGCTGGCACGATGCGCGG ggcttcgccggacGGGCAAGAGCTGCCGCCTGCGGTGGCTCAACTACCTGCGCCCGGACCTCCGGCGCGGCAGCATCACGGCGCAGGAGCAGCTGCTCATCCTGGAGCTGCACTCGCGCTGGGGCAACCGCTGGTCCAAGATCGCTCAGCACCTGCCCGGCCGCACCGACAACGAGATCAAGAACTACTGGCGCACGCGGGTGCAGAAGCACGCCAGGCAGCTCAACTGCGACGTCAACAGCCAGCGGTTCAAGGACCTCATGAGGTACCTCTGGATGCCGCGCCTACTCGAGCGCATCGGGGACGACGCCCGTgccaccgccacgccgccgcacctcccggCGGGGCCCGTCGACGACGTGGAGGTGGAGCTGTCCTGCACCACGgccgcgtcgtcgtcctccgTGTCGACGCCCACGGACggcacgcagcagcagcagcagcagctcgtgtcgccgccggcgccaccggcgaCCTCCGCCTTTGGCGAGAGCGCGCCCAGCGGCTACGACGGATCCTATTCTTCCTACAGCAACACTGGTACCATGTGGGACACGTTGTGCCACCCACCACAAACAGACTACCACCCGACGACGGCGCACTTGGAGGCTGCAGCTTGCAGCTGGTCCGACGAGTCGCTGCTGGCCCCGGGTCTCTCTCTCCCCTACGGCGACATGGGGATGGTGGGGTTGCCGGAGCTCGCCGACACCATGTGGGGCGCCGGTGCCGACGACCTGTGGTACACGCAGATAATGGGGTTGTGA